The Lycium barbarum isolate Lr01 chromosome 9, ASM1917538v2, whole genome shotgun sequence genome has a segment encoding these proteins:
- the LOC132611228 gene encoding uncharacterized protein LOC132611228 translates to MDFLWENRRQRVILAEYETQDPGSLSEYFCWYRRHSRTFIGNPAHNVDRGYQHMAGRHEALALGHQKSYRLAQETIQDPTKSNEVKEIAEMFSHINTESMVAASLGTMLSFAPNYTPPAEYVEPPTVQVPRHQRPNVPRPTARGRGRQSGNRRGRGSVDHQLVDEEEVRFDQDMPSSTMPVADDAYYPIIDFMSSSSTSALEVQSPAIIRSEGPFQAFASSSPEPPVAQPRQRRVLCPCGDGATEVFLRIQEKVTARLAVYHYDRCQVEVQ, encoded by the exons ATGGACTTTTTGTGGGAAAATCGTCGACAAAGGGTAATTCTGGCCGAGTATGAAACTCAAGACCCAGGGTCATTATCAgagtatttttgttggtatcgacgtcactcgcgcactttcataggaaatcctgcgcataatgtggatagaggataccaacacatggcaggcaggcatgaggcactg gctTTAGGACATCAAAAATCGTACAGGTTGGCTCAGGAGACTATCCAAGATCCAACCAAGTCTAATGAAGTGAAGGAAATAGCAGAGATGTTTAGCCACATTAATACAGAGTCCATGGTTGCTGCCTCTCTGGGGACGATGTTGAGTTTCGCTCCCAATTATACACCACCGGCAGAGTATGTTGAGCCGCCTACTGTGCAAGTGCCTCGTCATCAACGTCCTAATGTACCAAGACCTACGGCGCGTGGCAGAGGACGCCAATCAGGTAACAGACGAGGTCGAGGTTCCGTGGATCACCAGTTGGTTGATGAGGAAGAGGTTCGTTTTGATCAAGATATGCCCAGCTCAACGATGCCTGTAGCTGATGATGCATATTACCCAATAATAGATTTTATGTCCAGCTCATCGACGTCTGCTCTCGAGGTCCAATCACCAGCAATAATCAGAAGTGAGGGGCCTTTTCAGGCATTCGCATCGTCTTCCCCAGAGCCTCCGGTAGCACAGCCGAGACAGCGACGGGTTCTCTGCCCCTGCGGGGATGGAGCGACAGAAGTTTTTTTGAGAATTCAAGAGAAGGTCACGGCGAGACTAGCCGTTTATCATTACGATAGGTGTCAAGTGGAAGTGCAGTGA
- the LOC132610501 gene encoding uncharacterized protein LOC132610501, translating into MEDGEKISTSETNNVCMTPKETDGFQLRPVALLESGEGLPYAPVDWPNPGDIWTWKVGRRVKASGHFQDRYLIAPTRLQENPRKKMWFLSKLSLQTYIKTNFPEADIDAFFSSFVWEVPADFNAFFTSPEGKAEPKPISQSPSPGKARKTGQSSNSGKARKTGEGGGTSSRKRKSNVKQQGRYLWKKVQPNITNTDVLVIKEETVENNEAFESPPVSDDNATITPLACQQVTPEDFDIYISSLDDILLLPPQGSPSIISGSQGEKETTDSRKKLVNVLRIGFPALFTSDKLTEVATLSLELQNEPDLSDRELSMLKLIQQIPLASNDFLEAKRVVKEADKFFADLEAKLTRVTTLRDEYNASKQKIALLEVEDISTSSAIQEIDEKIAVLQSRRAALAKVADRTNKKMAEAKSKQRKVMGHLPKIVDEIQVANSQSSEWKLKKKKSAEKEVEILTKFAPLRGFSI; encoded by the exons A TGGAAGATGGCGAGAAGATTAGCACATCTGAGACAAACAATGTCTGCATGACTCCAAAAGAAACGGATGGTTTTCAACTAAGGCCTGTTGCATTATTGGAGTCAGGAGAAGGGTTACCTTATGCTCCTGTAGATTGGCCAAATCCAGGTGATATTTGGACTTGGAAAGTCGGGAGAAGAGTCAAAGCCTCAGGACACTTTCAAGATAGGtacttaattgctccaacaaggcttcaagaaaacccaaggaaGAAAATGTGGTTTTTGAGTAAGCTATCTCTTCAAACCTATATCAAAACAAACTTCCCTGAAGCTGATATCGATGCTTTTTTCTCATCATTCGTTTGGGAAGTTCCAGCTGATTTCAACGCTTTTTTCACGTCACCCGAGGGCAAAG CTGAACCTAAGCCCATTTCTCAATCACCTAGTCCTGGAAAGGCCCGTAAAACTGGTCAATCATCTAATTCTGGAAAGGCTCGTAAAACTGGTGAAGGAGGAGGAACTTCTTCACGGAAAAGGAAGTCCAATGTGAAGCAGCAAGGACGGTATTTATGGAAGAAAGTTCAGCCTAACATCACTAATACCGATGTACTCGTAATTAAGGAAGAAACCGTAGAAAACAATGAAGCATTCGAGAGTCCTCCTGTGTCTGATGACAATGCAACCATCACTCCTCTAGCCTGCCAGCAAGTAACTCCAGAGGATTTCGATATCTATATTAGTTCACTTGATGACATTCTGCTTTTGCCTCCTCAGGGAAGTCCGAGTATTATCTCTGGCTCTCAGGGAGAAAAAGAAACGACTGATTCTCGAAAGAAACTTGTTAATGTCCTACGTATTGGTTTTCCTGCCTTATTTACCTCTGACAAACTTACTGAAGTTGCGACCTTGTCTTTGGAGCTTCAGAATGAACCTGACCTCAGTGATAGAGAGCTTTCAATGCTGAAGCTAATCCAACAAATTCCATTGGCCAGCAATGATTTTCTAGAAGCTAAGCGAGTAGTTAAGGAAGCTGACAAATTCTTTGCTGACCTCGAGGCTAAATTGACTCGTGTTACTACGCTAAGGGATGAATACAATGCCTCAAAGCAAAAAATAGCTCTACTTGAGGTTGAAGATATCTCTACTTCCTCAGCTATACAGGAAATTGATGAAAAGATTGCCGTCTTGCAATCACGTCGAGCTGCATTAGCCAAGGTTGCTGACAGAACTAACAAGAAGATGGCTGAAGCAAAATCAAAGCAAAGAAAGGTCATGGGCCATCTTCCAAAGATAGTTGATGAAATTCAGGTGGCTAACTCCCAAAGCTCAGAATGGAAGCTCAAGAAAAAGAAATCGGCAGAGAAGGAAGTTGAGATATTGACCAAATTTGCTCCACTCAGGGGGTTCTCCATCTAA
- the LOC132609693 gene encoding uncharacterized protein LOC132609693: MAAQGTCLNHVSRESSDIKRLAQFYIEIFGFEKVEAPRFEFDVIWLKLAPSFYLHLIERDPNTKLPEGPWSATSAVADPKNLPRGHHVCFSVSNFDSFVQTLKEKGIEVHERTQPDGKTKQLFFFDPDGNGLEVSSAAPLS, from the exons ATGGCAGCACAAGGAACATGCCTTAATCATGTCTCCCGAGAATCCTCTGATATCAAACGTCTCGCCCAATTTTACATTGAG ATATTTGGGTTTGAGAAAGTTGAAGCACCAAGATTTGAATTTGATGTGATATGGTTGAAACTGGCACCATCTTTCTATCTTCACCTTATTGAGAGGGACCCAAATACGAAGCTTCCAGAAGGTCCATGGAGTGCCACGTCAGCCGTTGCTGACCCGAAGAATCTGCCCAGAGGTCACCATGTCTGCTTCTCCGTCTCCAATTTCGATTCTTTTGTTCAGACCCTCAAG GAGAAAGGAATTGAAGTTCACGAGAGGACCCAACCGGATGGAAAGACCAAACAACTCTTCTTCTTTGATCCAGATG GAAATGGTTTGGAGGTGAGCAGTGCGGCTCCTCTCTCCTGA